One genomic segment of Desulfocapsa sulfexigens DSM 10523 includes these proteins:
- a CDS encoding ATP-grasp domain-containing protein, whose translation MLSYKTIIAKNIRHLMPPPIRNFLLQHPATFSARGEKWREENPYRNESQEWLAPGDSKYQFGIIKEFWHLHWPFIAACRDLNVSYKIIDISGPDWLDVLKKSGCDAFLCRPSVQYKTWKEMYDEKLRIFSAIDPRIIFPDPEALWIWESKRRMHYWLDAHNIPHPKSWVFYNKKYAIDFASQCNLPIIFKSNMGSGASGVIIFDNRGSLQRHITHCFSKGYSTYRRIRNDREFGSVFLQEYLQDVREWRTVRIGNSFFGYEKGSCNGLHSGSKRFFYGQPPDEVLHLTKKITDIGKFMSMNIDIFLTSDGRLFVNELQAIFGQSGSREICRVDNQTGRMIWDKHSEKWIFEPGTFCQNYLCNLRVETLIKLLDTRKNISATPQVTP comes from the coding sequence ATGCTCAGTTACAAAACTATAATTGCAAAGAATATTCGGCATCTAATGCCACCTCCAATTAGGAATTTCCTTCTTCAGCACCCTGCAACCTTCTCTGCTAGAGGAGAAAAATGGCGAGAAGAAAATCCTTACCGCAACGAGTCACAAGAGTGGCTTGCTCCTGGGGACAGTAAATATCAGTTTGGCATAATTAAAGAGTTTTGGCATTTACACTGGCCTTTCATAGCTGCCTGCCGTGACTTAAATGTATCTTATAAAATTATAGATATCTCAGGACCTGATTGGCTTGATGTTTTGAAAAAATCTGGCTGTGATGCTTTTCTTTGTAGACCATCTGTACAGTATAAAACGTGGAAGGAAATGTACGATGAAAAACTCCGGATTTTTTCTGCAATTGATCCGCGTATTATTTTTCCTGACCCTGAAGCTCTTTGGATATGGGAGAGCAAAAGGCGAATGCATTATTGGTTAGATGCTCATAATATACCGCACCCAAAAAGTTGGGTGTTCTATAATAAAAAATACGCCATTGACTTCGCCTCACAATGCAATCTCCCTATTATATTCAAAAGCAATATGGGATCAGGTGCTTCTGGAGTTATAATATTTGACAATCGAGGCTCACTTCAAAGGCACATAACACATTGTTTTTCAAAAGGCTACTCAACATATCGCCGTATTAGAAATGACCGCGAATTTGGAAGTGTCTTTCTCCAAGAATACTTACAAGATGTTCGTGAATGGAGAACAGTTCGAATAGGCAATTCTTTCTTCGGATACGAAAAAGGTTCCTGCAATGGTTTGCATAGTGGGTCAAAACGTTTTTTTTACGGTCAACCGCCTGACGAGGTTCTGCATCTCACCAAAAAGATAACAGACATCGGAAAGTTTATGAGCATGAACATTGATATTTTTCTAACGTCAGATGGCCGACTTTTTGTTAACGAGTTGCAAGCTATCTTTGGGCAATCTGGCTCCCGTGAGATATGTCGCGTTGATAATCAAACTGGAAGAATGATATGGGATAAACATTCTGAGAAATGGATCTTTGAACCAGGAACGTTTTGCCAAAATTATTTATGCAATTTGCGTGTGGAAACGTTAATCAAACTATTAGACACTCGTAAAAACATTTCCGCCAC